Proteins found in one Toxotes jaculatrix isolate fToxJac2 chromosome 18, fToxJac2.pri, whole genome shotgun sequence genomic segment:
- the smarca4a gene encoding SWI/SNF related, matrix associated, actin dependent regulator of chromatin, subfamily a, member 4a isoform X1, with product MSTPDPPMGGTPRPGPSPGPGPSPGGMMGPSPGPSPGSAHSMMGPSPGPPGSGHPHPPQGPSGYPQDNMHQMHKSMEAMHEKGMPDDPRYGQMKGMGMRPGGHSGMGPPPSPMDQHSQGYPSPLGGSEHAPSPVPANGPPSGPMMPGGPSGPGAGPMEGSGDPNQGMGQPNRGGPQGPGGPGGAGGGPGGAAGPTPFNQNQLHQLRAQIMAYKMLARNQPIPEHLQMAVQGKRPMPGMQQQPMPNMPPSTGPGGGPGAGPGPAQANYNRPHGMVGPNMAPPGPTGVPPGMQGQPTNGPPKSWPEGPIVNAAAPSNPPQKLIPPQPTGRPSPAPPSVPPAASPVMPPQTQSPGQPAQPPPMMLHQKQNRITPIQKPRGLDPVEILQEREYRLQARIAHRIQELENLPGSLAGDLRTKATIELKALRLLNFQRQLRQEVVVCMRRDTALETALNAKAYKRSKRQSLREARITEKLEKQQKIEQERKRRQKHQEYLNSILQHAKDFKEYHRSITAKIQKATKAVATYHANTEREQKKENERIEKERMRRLMAEDEEGYRKLIDQKKDKRLAYLLQQTDEYVANLTELVRAHKAAQALKEKKKKKKKKKPETAEGGAPALGPDGEPLDETSQMSDLPVKVIHVDSGKILTGVDAPKAGQLEAWLEMNPGYEVAPRSDSEDSGSEEEEEEEVHNTVNSTPKQNYFLINSFLTPPPLPLFFQEEEEEQPQHSSAPAEEKKKIPDPDSEDVSEVDVRHIIEHAKQDVDDEYGNASFNRGLQSYYAVAHAVTEKVDKQSTLLVNGQLKQYQIKGLEWLVSLYNNNLNGILADEMGLGKTIQTIALITYLMEYKRLNGPFLIIVPLSTLSNWVYEFDKWAPSVVKVSYKGSPAARRSFVPILRSGKFNVLLTTYEYIIKDKQVLAKLRWKYMIVDEGHRMKNHHCKLTQVLNTHYLAPRRLLLTGTPLQNKLPELWALLNFLLPTIFKSCSTFEQWFNAPFAMTGEKVDLNEEETILIIRRLHKVLRPFLLRRLKKEVEAQLPEKVEYVIKCDMSALQRVLYRHMQAKGVLLTDGSEKDKKGKGGTKTLMNTIMQLRKICNHPYMFQHIEESFSEHLGYSGGIVSGPDLYRSSGKFELLDRILPKLRATNHKVLLFCQMTSLMTIMEDYFAYRNFKYLRLDGTTKAEDRGMLLKTFNDPASEYFVFLLSTRAGGLGLNLQSADTVIIFDSDWNPHQDLQAQDRAHRIGQQNEVRVLRLCTVNSVEEKILAAAKYKLNVDQKVIQAGMFDQKSSGYERRAFLQAILEHEEQDEEEDEVPDDETVNQMIARSEEEFEQFMRMDLDRRREEARNPKRKPRLMEEDDLPGWILKDDAEVERLTCEEEEEKMFGRGSRQRKEVDYSDSLTEKQWLKAIEEGNLEDIEEEVRHKKTTRKRKRDRDHDGGPATPSSSSGRGRDKDEEVKKAKKRGRPPAEKLSPNPLSLTKKMKKIVDAVIKYKDGNGRQLSEVFIQLPSRKELPEYYELIRKPVDFRKIKERIRSHKYRSLNDLEKDVMLLCQNAQTFNLEGSLIYEDSIVLQSVFTSVRQKIEKEDESEGEESEEEEEEADEGSESESRSVKVKIKLSRKEKGDRGGKGQRRRGRGARAKPVVSDDDSEEEQEEERSASGSEED from the exons ATGTCCACTCCTGACCCCCCGATGGGAGGGACACCTCGGCCTGGACCCTCCCCAGGCCCAGGGCCATCTCCAGGAGGCATGATGGGCCCGAGCCCGGGCCCCTCACCAGGCTCAGCCCACAGCATGATGGGGCCCAGTCCAGGACCTCCTGGATCTGGACACCCCCATCCTCCACAGGGACCCTCAGGATATCCTCAGGACAACATGCATCAGATGCACAAA TCCATGGAAGCCATGCATGAGAAGGGAATGCCTGATGACCCTCGCTACGGCCAGATGAAGGGCATGGGCATGAGACCAGGGGGGCACAGTGGTATGGGACCCCCTCCAAGCCCCATGGACCAACATTCCCAAG GTTACCCCTCGCCACTGGGTGGCTCAGAGCATGCGCCAAGCCCTGTCCCAGCCAATGGCCCTCCCTCTGGCCCCATGATGCCTGGAGGTCCCTCTGGCCCTGGGGCTGGCCCTATGGAGGGAAGTGGTGACCCTAATCAGGGCATGGGTCAGCCTAATCGTGGCGGTCCCCAGGGTCCAGGTGGACCAGGTGGTGCAGGAGGTGGACCTGGTGGTGCAGCTGGACCAACTCCTTTCAACCAGAACCAGTTGCACCAACTCAGGGCCCAGATTATGGCTTACAAGATGCTGGCACGCAATCAGCCCATACCAGAGCACCTGCAGATGGCTGTGCAGGGGAAGAGGCCCATGCCAGGGATGCAGCAACAACCAATGCCTAACATGCCACCTTCTACTGGACCTGGAGGTGGACCAGGGGCTGGGCCAGGACCAGCTCAGGCTAACTACAACAGACCACACG GCATGGTGGGCCCCAATATGGCACCTCCTGGACCTACAGGAGTTCCCCCAGGTATGCAAGGCCAGCCTACCAATGGACCCCCTAAATCATGGCCTGAAG GACCAATAGTGAATGCTGCTGCTCCATCCAACCCTCCCCAGAAGCTGATTCCACCTCAGCCCACTGGCAGACCCtcccctgctcctccctctgtgccCCCTGCTGCCTCCCCAGTAATGCCCCCTCAGACACAGTCCCCGGGACAGCCTGCCCAGCCGCCTCCCATGATGCTACACCAGAAGCAGAACCGTATAACCCCTATTCAAAAACCCCGTGGGCTGGACCCAGTGGAGATCCTCCAGGAGAGAGAATACAG GCTACAGGCCCGTATTGCTCACCGTATCCAGGAGCTGGAGAACCTGCCTGGCTCTCTAGCTGGTGACCTGCGCACCAAGGCCACCATCGAGCTCAAGGCCCTGAGGCTGCTTAACTTCCAGAGACAG CTGCGTCAGGAGGTGGTGGTTTGCATGCGGCGTGACACCGCTTTGGAAACTGCCCTGAATGCTAAGGCCTACAAGCGCAGTAAACGTCAGTCGCTACGTGAGGCCCGCATCACTGAGAAGCTTGAGAAACAACAGAAGATCGAACAGGAGCGGAAACGTCGTCAGAAACACCAG GAATACCTCAACAGCATCCTGCAGCATGCGAAGGACTTCAAGGAGTACCACCGCTCCATCACAGCGAAGATCCAGAAGGCCACCAAAGCTGTTGCCACCTATCATGCCAACACTGAGCGTGAGCAGAAGAAGGAGAATGAGCGCATCGAAAAGGAGAGAATGCGGAGGCTGATG GCTGAAGATGAAGAAGGCTACCGTAAACTTATCGACCAGAAGAAAGACAAGCGTCTGGCCTAcctgctgcagcagacagacgAATACGTGGCCAACCTCACTGAGCTGGTGCGTGCCCACAAAGCCGCACAAGCCctcaaagagaagaaaaagaagaagaaaaagaag aagCCTGAGACTGCAGAGGGTGGTGCTCCTGCTCTCGGTCCTGATGGAGAA CCTTTAGATGAGACCAGTCAAATGAGTGACCTGCCAGTGAAGGTCATCCATGTGGACAGCGGAAAGATCCTGACTGGGGTTGATGCACCTAAAGCTGGTCAGCTGGAGGCCTGGCTTGAAATGAACCCAGG ATACGAAGTCGCCCCACGTTCAGACAGCGAAGACAGCGGTTccgaagaagaggaggaggaggaggtacaTAACACAGTGAACTCCACACCAAAGCAAAATTATTTTCTGATCAACAGTtttctaacccccccccccctcccccttttttttcaggaggaagaagaggagcagcCTCAGCACTCTTCAGCTccagcagaagaaaagaagaagattcCCGACCCTGACAGTGAAGATGTATCTGAAGTGGATGTCCGGCACATCATTGA ACACGCCAAGCAGGATGTAGACGATGAGTACGGTAACGCGTCCTTCAACCGAGGCCTGCAGTCCTACTACGCTGTGGCTCACGCTGTGACTGAAAAAGTGGACAAACAGTCCACACTGCTGGTCAATGGGCAGCTCAAGCAATACCAG ATCAAAGGTCTGGAGTGGCTGGTGTCACTTTACAACAACAACTTGAACGGCATCCTGGCTGATGAGATGGGTCTAGGAAAAACGATCCAAACCATCGCCCTCATCACTTACCTCATGGAGTACAAGCGCCTCAACGGGCCCTTTCTCATCATCGTACCTCTCTC aactCTATCAAACTGGGTCTATGAGTTTGATAAGTGGGCGCCATCTGTCGTGAAGGTCTCCTACAAG GGGTCTCCAGCTGCTCGACGTTCATTCGTTCCCATCTTGCGCAGTGGCAAGTTCAACGTGCTGCTCACCACATATGAGTACATTATCAAAGACAAACAAGTGCTAGCAAAG CTTCGCTGGAAGTACATGATTGTTGACGAAGGCCATCGTATGAAGAATCACCACTGTAAGCTGACCCAGGTCTTGAACACGCATTACTTAGCCCCGCGGCGTCTGCTGCTCACAGGTACTCCTCTGCAGAACAAGCTCCCTGAGCTCTGGGCCCTGCTCAACTTCCTCCTGCCCACCATTTTCAAGAGCTGCAGCACCTTCGAACAGTGGTTCAACGCCCCCTTTGCCATGACTGGAGAGAAG gtTGACCTGAATGAAGAAGAGACCATCCTGATCATTCGACGTTTACACAAGGTTCTTCGACCTTTCTTGCTGCGCCGACTCAAGAAAGAGGTCGAGGCCCAGCTGCCCGAGAAG GTGGAGTATGTGATAAAGTGCGACATGTCAGCCCTACAGAGGGTTTTGTACAGACACATGCAGGCCAAGGGAGTCCTTCTCACAGATGGgtcagaaaaagacaagaag GGTAAAGGAGGCACGAAGACCTTGATGAACACTATCATGCAACTGAGGAAGATTTGCAACCACCCTTACATGTTCCAGCACATTGAG gagTCCTTCTCTGAGCATCTCGGCTATTCTGGTGGAATAGTGTCTGG CCCTGACCTGTACCGCTCCTCTGGGAAGTTTGAGCTGCTGGATCGTATCCTGCCCAAGCTGAGGGCCACCAACCACAAAGTGCTGCTCTTCTGTCAAATGACCTCACTCATGACTATCATGGAGGACTACTTTGCGTACCGCAACTTCAAGTACCTGCGTCTGGATG GAACCACTAAGGCAGAGGACCGCGGCATGCTGCTGAAGACATTCAATGACCCAGCCTCTGAGTACTTTGTGTTCCTGCTCAGTACCAGGGCAGGAGGCCTGGGCCTCAACCTGCAGTCTGCTGACACAGTCATCATCTTTGACAGTGACTGGAACCCACATCAG GACTTGCAGGCCCAGGACAGAGCCCACCGTATCGGTCAGCAGAACGAGGTGCGCGTGCTCCGCCTCTGCACCGTCAACAGCGTGGAGGAAAAGATCCTGGCAGCGGCCAAGTACAAACTGAACGTGGACCAGAAGGTCATCCAGGCCGGCATGTTCGACCAGAAGTCCTCAGGCTATGAACGTCGGGCCTTCTTACAGGCCATTCTGGAGCACGAGGAGCAGGACGAG GAGGAAGACGAGGTTCCTGATGATGAGACTGTCAATCAGATGATTGCCAGAAGTGAAGAGGAGTTTGAACAGTTCATG CGCATGGATCTAGACAGACGCCGCGAGGAAGCCCGCAACCCCAAGAGGAAACCTCGTCTGATGGAGGAAGACGATCTGCCTGGTTGGATTCTGAAAGATGATGCTGAGGTCGAGAGGCTAACttgtgaagaagaggaggagaagatgtTTGGCCGAGGATCCCGCCAACGGAAGGAGGTGGACTACAGCGACTCGCTCACTGAGAAACAGTGGCTCAAG GCCATCGAAGAGGGTAATCTAGAGGACATCGAAGAGGAGGTGCGTCACAAAAAGACAACCAGGAAACGCAAGAGAGACCGTGACCACGATGGCGGGCCGGCCACACCCAGCTCCAGCAGTGGTCGAGGGCGGGACAAGGACGAGGAGGTGAAGAAGGCAAAGAAACGTGGTCGCCCACCCGCTGAGAAACTCTCTCCAAACCCCCTGTCCCTCacaaagaagatgaagaagatcgTGGATGCTGTCATCAAATATAAGGATGG TAATGGGCGACAACTGAGTGAAGTCTTTATCCAGCTGCCCTCTCGCAAGGAGCTGCCCGAGTACTATGAGCTGATCCGCAAACCTGTGGACTTCAGAAAGATCAAG GAGAGGATCCGGAGCCATAAATACCGCAGCCTGAACGACCTGGAGAAGGATGTGATGCTGCTGTGTCAGAACGCCCAGACGTTCAACCTGGAGGGGTCTTTG ATCTACGAGGACTCCATTGTGCTGCAGTCTGTCTTCACCAGTGTGAGACAGAAGATTGAGAAGGAGGAcgagagtgaaggagaggagagcgaggaagaggaggaggaggcagacgAAGGCTCCGAGTCTGAAT CTCGTTCAGTGAAAGTGAAGATTAAGCTGAGCCGAAAAGAAAAGGGGGATCGAGGAGGAAAAGGACAACGACGGAGGGGCCGTGGTGCCCGGGCTAAACCTGTGGTGAGCGACGACGACAGCgaggaggaacaggaagag GAGCGTTCGGCCAGCGGCAGCGAGGAGGACTGA